A single window of Aquipuribacter hungaricus DNA harbors:
- a CDS encoding chromosome segregation ATPase yields MSARTPVRRAVSAVVLPGLVAGLLAFAAPVAVANTGTAGICNGVTNQLAHRGNAQPNLLKAAAKQNAAQIATLTAERAALVTTQNTLAAQITAAEKEIAALDAEYATLVGQIDTVTMSLTKLEADKATMTAAIAAATTELTTLQGQRTTLVGQITPLQTQLTAAEAELTGLKTQKTAAVSSLATREAELTSATSRLISATTAATAAQAKVDAQVAAIGTATTELAGLVGAGDAAQQLVDAADKKLSDARGALPALETAAKTADTNAAAATAAVVKAEENLRLAQESVTTLTQRIGAIDARLPALKAEIVGLQGDIATTDLQIAAKKQEIAAATAAPVADAAALKAQLEKLEAERKALANNSGARAKELQDLITAKKAEIAAAEQQAANRTALITALNGDLTKLQGQLATLNTALSAKQQESSNLQQQLSGLQTSLAGANGQVTSATEALGDAKAAQSAAGTALTAANSAVTMKKAEIAALEESLPGLTEGLDAAKAAITAKQGELKALEDALPGLQATLTAANIAVTTETAEVARLDGEVAKLVTALGTLNTSISAAENAILSLQNQLTPLQTSLNTLTQQISDKEAALTTAKTDLNALDAKIVTESATLRTLESAKKVNRDAVTVQRAKVAGLQAQYAAVLDRIAAIDGTIALGGCLA; encoded by the coding sequence CGTCGCCGGCCTGCTCGCCTTCGCCGCACCGGTCGCCGTCGCGAACACCGGCACCGCCGGCATCTGCAACGGCGTGACGAACCAGCTGGCCCACCGTGGCAACGCGCAGCCGAACCTGCTCAAGGCCGCCGCCAAGCAGAACGCCGCCCAGATCGCGACGCTGACCGCCGAGCGCGCCGCGCTGGTGACGACACAGAACACCCTTGCCGCGCAGATCACCGCCGCCGAGAAGGAGATCGCCGCCCTCGACGCCGAGTACGCGACGCTCGTCGGGCAGATCGACACGGTGACCATGTCGCTCACCAAGCTCGAGGCCGACAAGGCGACGATGACCGCGGCCATCGCTGCCGCGACCACCGAGCTGACGACCCTCCAGGGCCAGAGGACGACGCTGGTCGGCCAGATCACGCCGCTGCAGACACAGCTGACCGCCGCCGAGGCCGAGCTCACCGGCCTGAAGACGCAGAAGACCGCAGCGGTCAGCAGCCTCGCCACCAGGGAGGCCGAGCTGACCTCCGCCACGAGCCGACTCATCAGCGCGACCACCGCCGCGACGGCGGCGCAGGCGAAGGTCGACGCGCAGGTCGCCGCGATCGGGACCGCCACCACGGAGCTCGCCGGTCTCGTCGGTGCCGGCGACGCGGCCCAGCAGCTGGTCGACGCGGCCGACAAGAAGCTGTCCGACGCCCGCGGCGCGCTCCCTGCGCTGGAGACCGCTGCCAAGACCGCCGACACGAACGCTGCCGCCGCCACGGCCGCCGTCGTCAAGGCCGAGGAGAACCTGCGCCTCGCCCAGGAGAGCGTGACGACCCTGACCCAGCGCATCGGCGCCATCGACGCCAGGCTCCCGGCGCTCAAGGCGGAGATCGTCGGGCTCCAGGGCGACATCGCGACCACGGACCTCCAGATCGCCGCCAAGAAGCAGGAGATCGCCGCCGCCACCGCGGCGCCCGTCGCCGACGCGGCCGCGCTCAAGGCGCAGCTCGAGAAGCTCGAGGCGGAGCGCAAGGCCCTCGCCAACAACAGCGGCGCGCGAGCCAAGGAGCTGCAGGACCTCATCACCGCCAAGAAGGCGGAGATCGCCGCCGCCGAGCAGCAGGCCGCCAACCGGACCGCCCTGATCACCGCGCTGAACGGCGACCTCACCAAGCTCCAGGGCCAGCTCGCCACCCTGAACACCGCCCTGTCGGCCAAGCAGCAGGAGAGCAGCAACCTGCAGCAGCAGCTGTCGGGCCTGCAGACCAGCCTCGCCGGTGCCAACGGGCAGGTCACCAGCGCTACCGAGGCACTGGGTGACGCCAAGGCCGCGCAGTCCGCCGCTGGCACGGCGCTGACGGCCGCGAACAGCGCTGTCACCATGAAGAAGGCGGAGATCGCCGCTCTCGAGGAGTCCCTGCCCGGCCTCACCGAGGGGCTTGACGCCGCGAAGGCAGCGATCACCGCCAAGCAGGGCGAGCTGAAGGCCCTCGAGGACGCCCTGCCGGGTCTCCAGGCCACGCTCACCGCCGCCAACATCGCGGTCACCACCGAGACCGCCGAGGTCGCCCGCCTCGACGGCGAGGTCGCCAAGCTCGTCACCGCGCTCGGCACTCTCAACACCTCGATCAGCGCCGCCGAGAACGCGATCCTCTCCCTGCAGAACCAGCTCACCCCGCTGCAGACCTCGCTGAACACGCTCACGCAGCAGATCAGCGATAAGGAGGCGGCGCTCACCACAGCCAAGACCGACCTCAACGCGCTCGACGCCAAGATCGTCACGGAGTCCGCGACCCTGCGGACCCTGGAGAGCGCCAAGAAGGTCAACCGCGACGCGGTGACTGTCCAGAGGGCCAAGGTCGCCGGCCTGCAGGCCCAGTACGCCGCGGTCCTCGACCGCATCGCGGCCATCGACGGCACCATCGCGCTCGGCGGCTGCCTCGCCTGA